In Massilia antarctica, the following are encoded in one genomic region:
- a CDS encoding undecaprenyl-phosphate glucose phosphotransferase: MTVNDIPLISFFQRVLDPLIIMGTLYVSSMFFHEPFTGYSLVLMILAFFVSSAVYQHVDPYRTWRSGRMLAYMRDTVFGWVLTVCVLLFLGSASGLSYYYDNKVVLAWFIATPVVMLVSHLAVRRVSVGPGNNTEMRSVVVIGANDVGIKFAGICERHKNLFMQMHGFFDDRTADRHPANLRHPMLGKMADIAAYVREHNIKMIFISQPISAQPRIRKLLDELQDTTASVYFLPDIYVFDLMQARFDNVGGMPVIAICETPFMGLNSMVKRTSDIVLGLIIQLMLLPIMLVIACAVKFTSPGPVIFRQRRYGLYGEEIIVYKFRSMTVTENGDTVVQARKGDQRITRVGAFLRKSSLDELPQFFNVLQGRMSIVGPRPHAVAHNEQYRKLIKGYMLRHKVKPGITGWAQVNGMRGETETLDKMEARIQYDLDYLRSWSLWLDLWIIVKTVKVVFSRENAH, from the coding sequence ATGACGGTCAATGACATCCCCTTAATTTCGTTCTTCCAGCGCGTGCTCGATCCCCTGATCATCATGGGGACCCTGTACGTCTCGTCGATGTTCTTCCACGAGCCGTTTACCGGGTATTCGCTGGTCTTGATGATTCTCGCCTTCTTCGTCTCGTCCGCCGTCTACCAGCACGTCGATCCCTACCGCACCTGGCGCAGCGGGCGCATGCTCGCCTATATGCGCGACACCGTGTTCGGCTGGGTGCTGACCGTGTGCGTGCTGCTGTTCCTCGGTTCGGCCAGCGGACTGTCGTATTATTACGACAACAAGGTGGTACTGGCCTGGTTCATCGCCACCCCGGTCGTGATGCTGGTGAGCCACCTGGCGGTGCGCCGCGTCTCCGTCGGCCCCGGCAACAATACCGAAATGCGCTCGGTGGTGGTGATCGGCGCCAACGACGTCGGCATCAAGTTCGCCGGCATCTGCGAGCGCCACAAGAACCTGTTCATGCAGATGCACGGCTTTTTCGACGACCGTACCGCGGACCGCCATCCGGCCAACCTGCGCCATCCGATGCTGGGCAAGATGGCCGATATCGCCGCCTATGTGCGCGAACATAACATCAAGATGATCTTCATCAGCCAGCCGATCTCGGCCCAGCCGCGCATCCGCAAGCTGCTCGACGAGCTGCAGGACACCACCGCCTCGGTCTATTTCCTGCCCGATATCTATGTGTTCGACCTGATGCAGGCGCGCTTCGACAATGTCGGCGGCATGCCCGTGATCGCCATCTGCGAAACCCCGTTCATGGGCTTGAACAGCATGGTCAAGCGCACCAGCGACATCGTGCTCGGCCTGATCATCCAGCTGATGCTGCTGCCGATCATGCTGGTCATCGCTTGCGCCGTGAAATTCACCTCGCCGGGGCCGGTGATCTTCCGCCAGCGCCGCTACGGCCTGTACGGGGAGGAAATCATCGTCTACAAGTTCCGCTCGATGACCGTGACCGAGAATGGCGACACCGTCGTGCAGGCGCGCAAGGGCGACCAGCGCATCACCCGGGTCGGCGCGTTTTTGCGCAAGAGTTCGCTGGACGAACTGCCCCAGTTCTTCAATGTGCTGCAGGGACGCATGAGCATCGTCGGCCCGCGTCCGCACGCGGTGGCGCACAACGAGCAATACCGCAAGCTGATCAAGGGCTACATGCTGCGCCACAAGGTCAAGCCCGGCATCACCGGCTGGGCCCAGGTCAACGGCATGCGCGGCGAAACCGAAACCCTGGACAAGATGGAAGCGCGCATCCAGTACGATCTCGACTACCTGCGCAGCTGGTCGCTCTGGCTCGACCTGTGGATTATCGTCAAGACGGTCAAGGTGGTGTTCAGCCGCGAGAATGCGCACTAA
- the epsL gene encoding XrtB/PEP-CTERM-associated polysaccharide biosynthesis outer membrane protein EpsL codes for MPSHPHRPRLARGAAALALALGASAATPAWAGPSDALHVYGGLGYFHDDNLFRLDDAAPGYDNQRSDSARQSVAGVIFDKTYSRQRIQLQGKLSKVSYSHFEQLDYDGKDFQGTWNWQLGNHLEGSVGATYAQSLAPYTDFQSRERNLRVQRRQFVDGAWRMHPSWRVRGATSRDKYTYELASQHYNDRTQDTVETGFDYLPRSGSSVGLVARRLTGKYLNRRIIGGQARNDDYEQDEVKARVVWRATPIVTVQGLAGYARRKNAEAGPHDVGGFNGRVTADYTPRQKLRLNTALWREFAAIDNYYYTFSLNRGASLGASWDAMAKVRFDASLSVEQRAYEGRLLPNSPGDLSDTSRTATFGATWVPVETVQFSTSFIHQERNGAQFLGNGSFKANTVSVNANAQF; via the coding sequence TTGCCATCACATCCACACCGCCCACGCCTGGCGCGGGGCGCCGCCGCGCTGGCGCTGGCCCTGGGCGCCAGCGCCGCGACGCCGGCCTGGGCCGGACCGTCCGATGCGCTGCACGTTTACGGCGGCCTCGGCTATTTCCATGACGACAACCTGTTTCGCCTCGACGATGCCGCTCCCGGTTACGACAACCAGCGCAGCGATTCGGCGCGCCAGAGCGTGGCCGGCGTCATTTTCGATAAAACCTACAGCCGCCAGCGCATCCAGCTGCAGGGCAAGCTGTCGAAAGTATCGTACTCGCACTTTGAGCAGCTCGATTACGATGGCAAGGATTTCCAGGGTACCTGGAATTGGCAGCTTGGCAACCATCTGGAAGGCAGCGTCGGCGCCACCTACGCCCAGAGCCTGGCGCCGTACACCGATTTCCAGAGCCGCGAACGCAATCTGCGCGTGCAGCGCCGCCAGTTCGTCGACGGCGCCTGGCGCATGCATCCGAGCTGGCGCGTGCGCGGCGCCACGTCGCGCGACAAGTATACGTATGAGCTGGCGTCGCAGCACTACAACGACCGCACCCAGGACACGGTCGAAACCGGCTTCGACTACCTGCCGCGCAGCGGCAGCAGCGTCGGCCTGGTGGCGCGCCGCCTGACCGGCAAGTACCTGAACCGGCGCATCATCGGCGGCCAGGCGCGCAACGACGATTATGAGCAGGATGAAGTGAAGGCGCGCGTGGTCTGGCGCGCCACGCCCATCGTCACCGTGCAGGGCCTGGCCGGCTACGCCAGGCGCAAGAACGCCGAGGCGGGCCCGCACGATGTCGGCGGCTTCAACGGCAGGGTCACTGCCGATTACACGCCGCGCCAGAAGCTGCGCCTCAATACCGCGCTGTGGCGCGAGTTTGCCGCCATCGATAACTATTACTATACTTTCAGCCTGAACCGCGGCGCCAGTCTCGGCGCCAGCTGGGATGCCATGGCCAAGGTACGCTTCGACGCTTCCCTGAGCGTGGAGCAGCGCGCCTACGAAGGCCGCCTGCTGCCCAACTCGCCGGGCGACCTGAGCGACACATCGCGCACCGCCACTTTCGGCGCCACCTGGGTTCCAGTTGAGACAGTGCAATTTTCTACCTCTTTCATCCACCAGGAGCGCAACGGCGCCCAATTCCTCGGTAATGGAAGTTTCAAGGCGAACACGGTTTCAGTGAACGCCAATGCGCAGTTCTAA
- a CDS encoding mechanosensitive ion channel family protein, with product MNIQAITSPLAGIAPANWLLATAVAVGSYVILHGAVVLFRRHLAKLSEQGRADRPAAELLKATLARTSKLALVVTALLLGLTVLDLGAPWDDRVRHLWFIALGAQLALYLDRALSVGAQRYFRSRASAPEAPATVANTLMVWVLKTVLWVVFLLAVLSNLGIDVSTLVASLGIGGIAVALAVQNILGDLFASLSIAVDKPFEVGDSISVAGFSGNVEHVGLKTTRIRSDSGEQIVIANAELLKNTLRNFKRMSTRRVQFSLRANPSTTTAQAAQVPAALRAIIEAQEGVRYDRVHLKSVTQEALEFDVVFHVLDPSYGRYMDVQQTILLAAMEAFEQLGVSTVGASRHVLIERVARAASAAPAAPVKPGAALHNIVSTRKQPA from the coding sequence TTGAATATCCAGGCCATCACCTCCCCGCTAGCGGGAATTGCCCCCGCCAACTGGCTGCTCGCCACCGCCGTGGCGGTCGGCAGCTATGTCATCCTGCACGGCGCCGTCGTGCTGTTTCGGCGCCACCTCGCCAAGCTGAGCGAGCAGGGACGGGCCGACCGCCCGGCCGCCGAATTGCTCAAGGCCACCCTGGCGCGCACCAGCAAGCTGGCGCTGGTGGTCACCGCGCTGCTGTTGGGGCTGACGGTGCTCGACCTCGGCGCGCCGTGGGACGACCGGGTGCGCCATCTGTGGTTCATCGCCCTCGGCGCCCAGCTGGCGCTGTATCTGGACCGCGCGCTCAGCGTCGGCGCGCAGCGCTACTTCCGCAGCCGCGCCAGCGCGCCGGAGGCGCCCGCCACCGTCGCCAACACCCTCATGGTGTGGGTACTGAAAACCGTGCTGTGGGTGGTGTTTTTGCTGGCCGTGCTGTCCAATCTGGGCATCGATGTGTCGACCCTGGTGGCCAGTCTGGGCATCGGCGGCATCGCCGTTGCGCTGGCGGTGCAAAACATTCTCGGCGACTTGTTCGCCTCGCTATCGATCGCCGTCGACAAGCCGTTTGAAGTGGGCGATTCGATCAGCGTCGCCGGGTTCTCGGGCAATGTCGAACACGTGGGCCTGAAGACGACCCGCATCCGCTCCGACAGCGGCGAGCAGATCGTCATCGCCAACGCCGAGCTGCTGAAAAATACGCTGCGTAACTTCAAGCGCATGTCGACCCGGCGCGTGCAGTTTTCGCTGCGCGCCAATCCGTCGACCACCACCGCGCAGGCGGCCCAGGTGCCGGCGGCGCTGCGCGCCATCATCGAAGCGCAGGAGGGCGTGCGCTACGACCGCGTGCACCTGAAAAGCGTGACCCAGGAAGCGCTCGAATTCGATGTCGTGTTCCATGTGCTCGATCCTTCCTACGGGCGCTACATGGATGTCCAGCAAACCATCCTGCTGGCCGCGATGGAAGCGTTCGAGCAACTGGGCGTGTCGACGGTGGGCGCCTCGCGCCATGTGCTGATCGAGCGTGTCGCGCGGGCCGCCAGTGCCGCGCCGGCGGCGCCCGTCAAGCCGGGGGCGGCGCTGCACAATATTGTGTCGACGCGCAAGCAGCCGGCCTGA
- a CDS encoding cytochrome d ubiquinol oxidase subunit II has translation MIGSGPQAALPAPDILPNRPLAGGRSAPPAQPPVLLLALIFRGVAFEFRWVAGKHQRIRDGAFAAGSTLAAFAQGVILGGLLQEIRVRDGQFAGAPFDWLTPFALMCGLGLVNGYALLGASWLQMKTEGEVEGKVRRMAPALLAGLLGFIALVSVWTPLQIPRIAQRWFSMPNMAYLALVPVATALSAWLCWRGIRGGRGVQAFAAAVGLFLLAVAGLVLSNMPYVVPPALTVWQAASHPGS, from the coding sequence ATGATCGGCAGCGGGCCGCAGGCCGCGCTGCCCGCGCCGGACATCCTGCCCAACCGTCCGCTGGCGGGCGGCCGGAGCGCGCCGCCGGCGCAGCCGCCAGTATTGCTGCTGGCACTGATTTTCCGCGGTGTGGCCTTCGAGTTCCGCTGGGTGGCCGGCAAGCACCAGCGCATCCGGGATGGCGCTTTTGCCGCCGGCTCGACCCTGGCCGCGTTCGCGCAGGGCGTGATCCTGGGCGGCTTGCTGCAAGAGATCCGGGTGCGCGACGGCCAGTTCGCAGGCGCTCCCTTCGACTGGCTGACCCCGTTCGCGCTCATGTGCGGGCTGGGGCTGGTCAACGGCTACGCGCTGCTGGGCGCGAGCTGGCTGCAGATGAAGACCGAGGGCGAGGTCGAAGGCAAGGTGCGCAGGATGGCGCCCGCCTTGCTGGCCGGATTGCTGGGGTTCATCGCGCTGGTCAGCGTCTGGACGCCGCTGCAGATTCCCCGCATCGCCCAGCGCTGGTTCAGCATGCCGAACATGGCTTACCTCGCCCTGGTGCCGGTGGCTACCGCGCTCAGCGCGTGGCTGTGCTGGCGCGGCATCCGCGGCGGACGTGGCGTGCAGGCGTTTGCGGCTGCGGTCGGCTTGTTCCTGCTGGCGGTGGCGGGGCTGGTGCTGTCGAACATGCCGTATGTGGTGCCGCCGGCGCTCACGGTCTGGCAGGCGGCGTCCCATCCCGGGTCGTAG
- a CDS encoding nuclear transport factor 2 family protein, producing MDQQQARQQAARFIDQLRRLEDGDQTAADALAGLFADDAHLRNPVAQHAGRENIAAFWRTYRASFGTVQSTFSHITSADACAGLFWRSSGTGPHGQPVAYEGATLLEFDEAGQIIRFLGYFDSRQVRVEVPAH from the coding sequence ATGGACCAGCAACAAGCCAGGCAGCAGGCGGCACGTTTCATCGACCAGTTGCGCCGTCTTGAAGATGGCGACCAAACGGCGGCCGATGCGCTGGCCGGGCTGTTCGCCGACGATGCGCATCTGCGCAATCCCGTCGCCCAGCATGCGGGCCGCGAGAACATCGCCGCCTTCTGGCGCACTTACCGCGCCAGCTTCGGCACGGTGCAGTCCACGTTCTCCCACATCACTTCCGCCGATGCCTGTGCGGGCCTGTTCTGGCGCTCGTCCGGCACCGGTCCGCACGGCCAGCCGGTCGCGTACGAGGGCGCCACCCTGCTGGAGTTCGACGAGGCCGGGCAAATTATCCGTTTCCTTGGCTATTTCGATAGCCGGCAAGTGCGGGTCGAGGTACCGGCGCACTAG
- a CDS encoding CHAD domain-containing protein: MDTAVRFPTTPKAIRARPLTLCARMNVEKAFQAIMRNCLDQIEANEHGVVKYHDVESLHQMRVGLRRLRSALGMFDEVLSLPVALRQELDWLVSQLGPARDWDVLAGSTLARIAGTVDADTQLVRVQHAAADQAVALHAVAGAAVVSERYQNLIGSLERWHDERGWRAMQLPADRVRLKLRIGDFAKGILEKDQQRLLKRGRKLKGADPAARHRVRIAAKKTRYAAEFFASLYPQKTVRPYVRALGRLQDELGLMNDASVADRLLRELSESNDEIKVGAGFLRGYLASHVRQGGCKLRKLWKRFVALGAPG; this comes from the coding sequence ATGGATACCGCAGTCAGATTTCCCACCACGCCCAAGGCAATCCGCGCGCGCCCGCTCACGCTGTGCGCCCGCATGAACGTCGAGAAAGCCTTCCAGGCGATCATGCGCAATTGCCTCGACCAGATCGAGGCCAACGAACACGGCGTGGTCAAGTACCACGACGTCGAAAGCCTGCACCAGATGCGGGTCGGCCTGCGCCGCCTGCGTTCGGCCCTGGGCATGTTCGACGAGGTGCTCAGCCTGCCCGTGGCGCTGCGCCAGGAGCTCGACTGGCTGGTTTCCCAGCTGGGACCGGCGCGCGACTGGGATGTGCTGGCCGGGTCGACCTTGGCGCGCATCGCCGGCACGGTCGATGCGGACACCCAGCTGGTGCGCGTGCAGCACGCCGCCGCCGACCAGGCCGTGGCCCTGCATGCGGTGGCCGGCGCGGCCGTCGTATCGGAGCGCTACCAGAACCTGATCGGCAGCCTGGAGCGCTGGCACGACGAACGCGGCTGGCGTGCGATGCAGCTGCCGGCCGACAGGGTGCGGCTCAAGCTGCGCATTGGCGACTTCGCCAAGGGCATCCTGGAAAAGGACCAGCAGCGCCTTCTCAAGCGGGGCCGCAAGCTGAAAGGCGCCGATCCCGCGGCGCGCCACCGGGTCCGCATCGCCGCCAAGAAAACGCGCTACGCCGCCGAATTTTTCGCCTCCCTGTATCCGCAAAAAACCGTGCGGCCCTACGTCAGGGCGCTGGGCCGTTTGCAGGATGAACTCGGCTTGATGAACGACGCCAGCGTGGCGGACCGTCTGCTCAGGGAGTTGAGCGAGAGTAATGACGAAATAAAGGTTGGCGCCGGCTTCCTGCGCGGCTACCTGGCGTCGCATGTGCGCCAGGGCGGCTGCAAGTTGCGCAAGCTTTGGAAGCGCTTTGTAGCGCTGGGTGCGCCGGGATAG
- a CDS encoding CAAX prenyl protease-related protein, with amino-acid sequence MSERNEQPDLTAPAAANVPMFSRSAWARILPFLVYIFFIIAVDVLTRLGVDAQALRWMYALKIGAVLATLAWFRRDYTELHGWRLGAPAAAVAVIVGVAVLVLWVSLNADWMVIGAPDGFNPSTGGRIDWLMVAVRIAGAALVVPVMEELFWRSFLMRWIDSDHFESLDPAQISLKSFVIGVVLFGFEHNLWLAGIVAGAAYSLLYMKQRSLWSSILAHAVTNGLLGLWIVRTGNWTYW; translated from the coding sequence ATGTCCGAACGCAATGAACAACCCGACCTGACGGCGCCTGCCGCTGCCAACGTTCCGATGTTCAGTCGCTCGGCCTGGGCCCGCATCCTGCCGTTCCTGGTCTATATTTTCTTCATCATCGCGGTCGATGTCCTGACGCGCCTGGGTGTCGACGCCCAGGCCTTGCGCTGGATGTATGCCCTCAAGATCGGCGCCGTCCTCGCCACTCTGGCCTGGTTCCGGCGCGATTACACCGAGCTGCATGGCTGGCGCCTGGGCGCGCCGGCCGCCGCTGTCGCCGTCATCGTTGGTGTGGCGGTGCTGGTGCTGTGGGTCAGCCTGAACGCGGACTGGATGGTGATCGGCGCGCCCGACGGCTTCAATCCCAGCACCGGCGGGCGCATTGACTGGCTGATGGTGGCCGTGCGCATCGCCGGCGCCGCCCTGGTCGTGCCCGTCATGGAAGAATTGTTCTGGCGCTCGTTTTTGATGCGCTGGATCGATTCGGACCATTTCGAGTCGCTTGATCCAGCGCAAATAAGCCTCAAAAGTTTTGTGATCGGGGTGGTCCTGTTTGGATTTGAGCATAACCTGTGGCTGGCCGGGATCGTCGCCGGCGCCGCCTATTCCTTGTTGTACATGAAACAACGCAGCCTGTGGTCATCCATCCTCGCGCACGCCGTCACCAACGGCCTCCTCGGGCTGTGGATTGTGCGAACAGGAAATTGGACATACTGGTAA
- a CDS encoding RidA family protein, whose translation MEFLQPPGWVRARGYSNGVAASGRTVCVSGMIGWDGQGMFHTDDFAGQVRQALQNVVDVLAEAGARPEHIVRMTWYVLDKHEYLRAHKEVGAAYREVIGRHFPAMTAVQVAGLIEDRARVEIEVTAIVPE comes from the coding sequence ATGGAATTTCTACAACCGCCGGGATGGGTGCGGGCACGCGGCTATTCGAACGGCGTGGCGGCCAGCGGACGCACGGTGTGCGTGAGCGGCATGATCGGCTGGGACGGGCAGGGCATGTTTCACACGGATGACTTCGCCGGACAGGTGCGCCAGGCGCTGCAGAACGTGGTCGATGTGCTGGCCGAGGCCGGCGCGCGGCCCGAGCACATCGTACGGATGACCTGGTACGTGCTCGACAAGCACGAGTATCTGAGGGCGCACAAGGAAGTCGGCGCGGCCTACCGCGAGGTGATCGGCAGGCATTTTCCGGCCATGACGGCGGTGCAGGTGGCTGGCCTGATCGAAGACCGGGCGCGCGTGGAAATCGAAGTGACGGCGATCGTGCCGGAATAG
- a CDS encoding ATP-binding cassette domain-containing protein: MAVISLSSAQLAFGHVALLDHAEFSLETTERVGLIGRNGTGKSSLLKTISGKFKLDDGLLVMQQGIKIAYVEQEPTFDPAMSVFDAVAAGMGGQAAMLAEYEALTGQFGQGDDDALMERMHDLQVQLDATDGWSMQNKVDTTLDRLSLSGDSLMGTLSGGMQKRVALAVALVSAPDVLLLDEPTNHLDFRSILWLESLLRDFKGSVLFITHDRSFLDNVATRIIELDRGKLLSYPGNFTAYQTRKAEQLEIEEVEAAKFDKFLAQEEVWIRKGVKARRVRDEGRVRRLEALRLLRAARRDQQGQVKLEVSSGERSGKIVADLENVCKAYGDKVIVSNFSGTILRGDKVGLIGANGAGKTTLLKMILGEEQADSGSVRLGTKLQVAYFDQMRAQLNEEANLMETIAPGSDWVEINGARKHVMTYLNDFLFAPERARSPVKSLSGGERNRLLLARLFAKPANCLVLDEPTNDLDIDTLELLEELLEDYTGTVFLVSHDRTFLDNVVTQVIVAEGEGNWREFVGGYTDWERVKGQIQAQGNASTPKAAVKTPTTSSGVPVAKKVKLSNKEQRELEELPLLIASLEDEQSAITQQLNAPDFYRTNPADAKRLNTRFAEIDQLLSDALEKWELIEARSKG; this comes from the coding sequence ATGGCTGTCATTTCACTCTCGTCGGCGCAACTTGCGTTCGGCCACGTCGCGTTGCTCGACCACGCGGAATTTTCCCTTGAAACCACGGAGCGCGTCGGTCTGATCGGGCGTAACGGCACCGGCAAGTCCTCCTTGCTGAAAACCATCTCGGGCAAATTCAAGCTCGACGATGGTCTGCTGGTGATGCAACAAGGCATCAAAATCGCCTATGTCGAGCAGGAACCGACCTTCGATCCGGCCATGTCCGTGTTCGATGCGGTCGCCGCCGGCATGGGTGGCCAGGCCGCCATGCTGGCCGAATACGAAGCATTGACCGGCCAGTTCGGCCAGGGCGACGACGATGCGCTGATGGAACGCATGCACGACCTGCAAGTGCAGCTCGACGCGACCGATGGCTGGAGCATGCAAAACAAGGTCGACACCACCCTCGACCGCCTCAGCCTGTCCGGTGATTCGCTGATGGGCACCTTGTCGGGCGGGATGCAAAAGCGGGTCGCGCTGGCCGTGGCCCTGGTGTCCGCGCCGGACGTGCTGCTGCTCGACGAGCCGACCAACCACCTCGACTTCCGCTCCATCCTGTGGCTGGAAAGCCTGCTGCGCGATTTCAAGGGCTCGGTCCTGTTCATCACCCACGATCGTAGCTTCCTCGACAATGTCGCCACCCGCATCATCGAACTCGACCGCGGCAAGCTGCTGTCCTATCCGGGCAATTTCACGGCCTACCAGACGCGCAAGGCCGAACAGCTGGAAATCGAAGAAGTCGAAGCGGCCAAGTTCGACAAATTCCTGGCCCAGGAAGAAGTCTGGATCCGCAAGGGCGTCAAGGCGCGCAGGGTGCGCGACGAAGGCCGCGTGCGCCGCCTGGAAGCGCTGCGCCTGTTGCGCGCCGCGCGCCGCGACCAGCAAGGCCAGGTCAAGCTCGAAGTGTCTTCGGGCGAGCGCTCGGGCAAGATCGTGGCGGACCTGGAAAACGTCTGCAAGGCCTATGGCGACAAGGTCATCGTCAGCAACTTCAGCGGCACCATCCTGCGCGGCGACAAGGTCGGGCTGATCGGCGCCAACGGCGCCGGCAAGACCACCCTGCTGAAAATGATCCTGGGCGAAGAGCAAGCCGACAGCGGTTCCGTGCGTCTCGGCACCAAGCTGCAGGTCGCGTACTTCGACCAGATGCGCGCCCAGCTCAATGAAGAAGCCAATCTGATGGAAACCATCGCCCCGGGCAGCGACTGGGTCGAGATCAATGGCGCGCGCAAGCACGTCATGACGTACCTGAACGATTTCCTGTTCGCGCCGGAACGGGCCCGTTCGCCGGTCAAGTCGCTCTCCGGCGGCGAGCGCAACCGCCTGCTGCTGGCGCGCCTGTTCGCCAAGCCGGCCAACTGCCTGGTGCTCGATGAGCCGACCAACGATCTGGACATCGATACCCTCGAATTGCTGGAAGAGTTGTTGGAAGACTACACCGGCACCGTGTTCCTGGTCAGCCACGACCGCACCTTCCTCGACAATGTCGTGACCCAGGTGATCGTGGCCGAAGGCGAGGGCAACTGGCGCGAATTCGTCGGCGGCTATACCGACTGGGAGCGCGTGAAAGGCCAGATCCAGGCCCAGGGCAATGCCTCTACGCCAAAGGCGGCTGTTAAAACTCCTACAACATCCTCTGGTGTTCCTGTTGCTAAAAAGGTAAAATTAAGTAACAAGGAACAGCGCGAGCTCGAAGAGCTGCCATTATTGATAGCCAGCCTGGAGGACGAGCAATCGGCCATCACGCAGCAACTCAATGCACCGGACTTTTACAGGACCAACCCGGCCGATGCCAAGCGCCTCAACACGCGCTTTGCCGAAATCGATCAGCTTCTGAGCGATGCGCTGGAAAAGTGGGAACTGATTGAAGCCCGTTCAAAGGGATGA
- a CDS encoding acyl-CoA dehydrogenase family protein, giving the protein MADKTYLDWPFFDARHAALEQALDTWASANLAPTHGRDVDGACRALVRQLGAGGWLDHAVGAIDTRAICLIRETLARHDGLADFAFAMQGLGSGAISLFGSAANKERYLARVARGEAIAAFALSEPEAGSDVAAMQCAAVRDGDEYVIDGEKTWISNGGIADFYVVFARTGEAPGARGISAFIVDADTPGLSVAERIEVIAPHPLARLRFDSCRVPASQRLGEAGQGFKVAMATLDVFRTSVAAAALGFARRAFDEAIAHASTRKMFGQTLADFQLTQAKLAEMATGIDAAALLTYRAAWQRDQGRKVTKEAAMAKMTATETAQKVIDAALQMFGGMGVVSEHPVERLYREIRALRIYEGATEVQQLIIARELLREAAPAADGKA; this is encoded by the coding sequence ATGGCGGACAAAACTTATCTGGACTGGCCGTTTTTCGACGCCAGACACGCCGCGCTGGAACAGGCGCTGGACACGTGGGCGAGCGCCAACCTGGCGCCCACGCACGGACGCGATGTCGATGGCGCCTGCCGCGCGCTGGTGCGCCAGCTCGGCGCGGGCGGCTGGCTTGACCATGCCGTTGGCGCGATCGACACGCGCGCCATTTGCCTGATCCGCGAAACCCTGGCGCGCCACGACGGCTTGGCCGATTTTGCGTTCGCCATGCAGGGACTGGGGTCGGGCGCGATTTCCCTGTTCGGCAGCGCCGCCAACAAGGAGCGCTACCTGGCGCGGGTGGCGCGCGGCGAGGCGATTGCGGCGTTCGCGCTGTCCGAGCCCGAGGCCGGGTCGGACGTGGCGGCGATGCAGTGCGCGGCCGTGCGTGACGGCGACGAGTATGTGATCGATGGCGAGAAGACCTGGATTTCCAACGGCGGCATCGCCGACTTTTACGTGGTGTTCGCGCGCACCGGCGAGGCGCCTGGCGCGCGCGGCATCAGCGCGTTTATCGTCGATGCCGATACGCCCGGGTTGTCGGTGGCCGAACGGATCGAAGTGATCGCCCCGCATCCGCTGGCACGCCTGCGTTTCGATAGCTGCCGGGTGCCGGCCTCGCAGCGTCTGGGCGAGGCGGGGCAGGGCTTCAAGGTGGCGATGGCGACCTTGGACGTGTTCCGCACCTCGGTGGCGGCGGCGGCGCTGGGCTTTGCGCGGCGCGCTTTCGACGAGGCGATCGCGCATGCCAGCACGCGCAAGATGTTCGGCCAGACCCTGGCCGACTTCCAGCTCACGCAGGCCAAGCTGGCCGAGATGGCGACCGGGATCGATGCGGCGGCGCTGCTGACGTACCGGGCGGCGTGGCAGCGCGACCAGGGCCGCAAGGTGACGAAGGAGGCGGCGATGGCCAAGATGACGGCGACCGAAACGGCGCAGAAGGTCATCGACGCGGCGCTGCAGATGTTCGGCGGGATGGGCGTGGTCAGCGAGCATCCGGTGGAGCGGCTGTACCGCGAAATCCGCGCGCTGCGCATTTATGAAGGCGCCACCGAGGTGCAGCAATTGATAATCGCACGCGAACTGCTGCGCGAAGCCGCGCCAGCGGCGGATGGAAAGGCATAG